A region of uncultured Desulfobacter sp. DNA encodes the following proteins:
- a CDS encoding DUF1007 family protein, with the protein MQQINFYFLTVIVFPVLLFLSAKPVAAHPHVFIAQDTKIVFDEKGLAGFKIYWAFDEMFSVMIAEDFDKDQNGTLGEQEIATIKEKAFSYIAPYNYYIHIKIEGNPFTVKFITDFNATLNKGKLSYEFFIPCHVTAEKNPKNIVLSPYDPEYYSDIYFPNEKLMPFEKAEAFIIETKIKRDMSTLIYYETVNPLAIFLNFKLK; encoded by the coding sequence ATGCAACAAATTAACTTTTATTTCTTAACTGTCATTGTGTTTCCGGTTTTATTATTTTTATCGGCTAAACCAGTTGCTGCACACCCACATGTATTCATTGCACAGGACACTAAAATTGTTTTTGATGAGAAAGGGTTGGCAGGCTTTAAAATATACTGGGCCTTTGATGAGATGTTCTCCGTTATGATTGCCGAGGATTTTGACAAGGACCAAAACGGCACTTTAGGTGAGCAGGAGATAGCCACGATCAAGGAAAAAGCTTTTAGTTATATTGCCCCCTATAATTATTATATCCACATAAAAATTGAAGGAAATCCATTTACTGTCAAGTTTATCACAGACTTTAACGCAACACTTAACAAGGGCAAACTCAGCTATGAGTTTTTTATCCCCTGTCATGTGACAGCTGAAAAAAATCCCAAGAATATCGTCCTTTCACCTTATGACCCGGAGTATTATTCCGATATTTATTTTCCGAATGAAAAACTTATGCCTTTCGAAAAGGCAGAGGCGTTTATCATTGAAACAAAAATTAAAAGAGACATGTCCACATTGATTTATTACGAAACTGTCAATCCCCTGGCCATCTTCTTAAATTTTAAGTTGAAATAA
- a CDS encoding ATP-binding cassette domain-containing protein, whose protein sequence is MQALDMVRMADFAHRQIGELSGGQQQRVFMARALAQGSDILLLDEPFAGVDAATERAILDVLERAKNSGKTLVVVHHDLSTAAEYFDKLLIVKQRLYASGEPDIVLQEDLLSQVYEGRLKIFKDVIKKEETDV, encoded by the coding sequence ATGCAAGCCCTGGACATGGTGCGCATGGCCGACTTTGCCCACCGGCAGATCGGCGAACTTTCCGGCGGACAGCAGCAGCGGGTTTTCATGGCCCGGGCCCTGGCCCAGGGCAGCGACATCCTTCTGTTGGACGAGCCGTTTGCCGGGGTGGATGCGGCAACAGAGCGGGCCATTCTGGATGTACTGGAGCGCGCAAAAAACTCGGGTAAAACGCTGGTGGTCGTTCACCACGACCTGTCCACTGCCGCAGAGTACTTTGACAAACTGCTGATCGTCAAACAGCGTCTCTACGCCTCCGGAGAGCCGGATATTGTCCTCCAGGAAGATCTGCTCAGCCAGGTCTATGAGGGTCGGCTCAAAATTTTCAAGGATGTAATTAAAAAGGAAGAGACGGATGTTTGA
- a CDS encoding iron chelate uptake ABC transporter family permease subunit — MFDLFFAPLAETYFQKALISFVSRISRIKEDAAIGIMYTGIFALGVVAVSIFRHYIHIDLMHFIMGDILGGADTDLWASAFVAAGVLTVIILFFRHFQLATFDPIMAASIGLPVVLLDYLFTTCVSLVVVSAVSMVGVILVVGLLITPAATAYLLSDRLDKMMMLSALFGVSSVIGGLYLCVWLDSAGGGAIMLFCTLQFLVVLTVAPKYGLLARWIRLRNIVPQQVVEDVLTTVLRNGKAASPSLIHKYVGQGKGLHKTLRRMIQDGLLRHEGQALALTDKGRKEASTVLRAHRLWETYLKSIGTPEKEVHATAHQLEHLDQTQTLAYLDKKIG; from the coding sequence ATGTTTGATCTTTTTTTTGCCCCCCTGGCGGAGACCTATTTTCAGAAAGCCCTGATCTCCTTTGTCTCAAGGATTTCTCGTATAAAGGAGGATGCCGCCATCGGTATCATGTACACAGGTATCTTTGCCCTGGGTGTGGTTGCTGTCTCCATTTTCAGACACTACATCCATATTGATCTGATGCATTTCATCATGGGCGATATTCTGGGGGGAGCAGACACAGATCTCTGGGCCTCAGCCTTTGTCGCCGCCGGAGTTCTGACGGTCATCATCCTCTTTTTTCGTCATTTTCAACTGGCCACCTTTGATCCGATCATGGCCGCCTCCATCGGCCTGCCCGTGGTCCTTCTGGATTATCTGTTTACCACATGCGTCTCTCTGGTCGTGGTCTCTGCCGTGAGCATGGTGGGGGTGATCCTGGTGGTGGGGCTTCTTATCACCCCGGCGGCAACAGCCTATCTTCTTTCAGACCGCCTGGACAAAATGATGATGCTTTCAGCTCTGTTCGGGGTATCCTCGGTCATTGGCGGACTATATCTCTGCGTCTGGCTGGATTCGGCGGGAGGAGGTGCCATCATGCTCTTTTGCACCCTGCAGTTTCTGGTGGTATTGACCGTGGCACCCAAATACGGTTTGCTTGCCAGATGGATTCGGCTGAGAAACATAGTGCCGCAACAGGTTGTTGAAGATGTTCTGACCACAGTGCTGCGAAACGGAAAAGCCGCATCCCCAAGCCTTATTCACAAATATGTCGGACAGGGAAAGGGCCTGCATAAAACCCTTCGACGGATGATCCAGGATGGTTTGCTTAGGCATGAGGGTCAAGCCTTGGCTCTGACGGACAAGGGGAGAAAAGAGGCCAGTACGGTACTGCGGGCCCATCGCCTCTGGGAAACTTACCTGAAAAGCATCGGCACCCCGGAAAAAGAAGTCCATGCCACTGCCCATCAACTGGAACATCTCGATCAGACCCAGACCCTGGCTTACCTTGATAAAAAAATTGGGTAA